A genomic region of Spea bombifrons isolate aSpeBom1 chromosome 9, aSpeBom1.2.pri, whole genome shotgun sequence contains the following coding sequences:
- the PLEKHO1 gene encoding pleckstrin homology domain-containing family O member 1: MKKTLSAKRGPSDGSQPPSQPEKVGWIRKYCGKGIFREIWKNRYVMVKGDQLYISEKEGKDDKNGQEVFDLSDYEKCEELRKSRSRSKKNHSRFSLVRSKQPGNTAPNLIFLAVSPEEKESWINTLNSAITRAKNRILDEVTVEEDSYLAHPTRDRAKIQHSRRPPTRGHLMAVASTSTSDGMLTLDLIQEEDASPEEQGNCEQSFRVDLDKSVAQLASNRHRSDSENFKCPDNRRADNLRGREQVVWDKFGVHRDSFGKGTTYTPQVPKKLSYSEKNKCASMEEILSRSDSSGQRSASEKAPQEEKLSQIQELIVQKIEKTQELLTEVKDCGEGKKRGKEPSKVDSENVLQEAERLLGEASSNWRQARKVLQEVKELRDLYRQAEQQSLDPKQKLSNVYRKSLM; the protein is encoded by the exons ATGAAGAAGACTCTCTCCGCTAAGAGG GGCCCGTCAGATGGGAGCCAGCCTCCCAGTCAGCCAGAAAAAGTGGGCTGGATTCGGAAGTACTGCGGAAAAGGCATCTTCAGGGAGATCTGGAAGAACCGATATGTAATGGTGAAAGGAGACCAACTCTACATCTCAGAGAAAGAG GGGAAGGATGATAAGAACGGGCAAGAAGTCTTTGACCTCAGTGACTACGAGAAGTGCGAGGAATTGCGCAAGTCGAGGAGTCGGTCCAAAAAGAACCACAGCAGGTTCTCTCTGGTGAGATCCAAGCAACCGGGGAACACG GCTCCGAATCTGATTTTTCTCGCCGTCAGCCCAGAGGAGAAGGAGTCTTGGATCAACACCTTAAACTCTGCAATCACTCGAGCCAAGAATCGTATCTTAGACGAG GTTACGGTCGAAGAAGACAGCTACCTTGCTCATCCAACCCGGGATAGGGCAAAAATTCAGCACTCCAGACGCCCTCCAACTAGAGGTCACCTTATGGCAGTA GCATCTACCTCAACGTCCGACGGAATGCTCACTCTGGACCTTATACAGGAAGAAGATGCATCCCCAGAGGAACAAGGAAACTGTGAACAGAGCTTTAGGGTGGACTTGGACAAGTCTGTGGCACAGTTGGCTTCCAACCGGCACCGGTCAGATTCTGAGAACTTTAAGTGCCCAGATAATAGAAGGGCAGATAACCTTCGTGGGAGGGAACAAGTTGTTTGGGACAAATTTGGGGTACATCGTGATTCCTTTGGGAAGGGCACAACCTACACACCTCAGGTCCCCAAAAAGCTGTcatattctgaaaaaaataaatgtgcctCCATGGAGGAGATCTTGTCTCGTTCTGACTCCTCGGGCCAACGGTCAGCGTCCGAAAAGGCACCTCAGGAGGAAAAACTGTCCCAAATACAGGAACTTATTGTGCAGAAGATTGAAAAAACTCAGGAACTCCTCACAGAGGTGAAGGACTGTggggaagggaaaaaaaggggaaaagaaCCCTCCAAAGTGGACTCTGAAAACGTCCTTCAAGAGGCAGAGAGGTTATTGGGAGAAGCCTCTTCTAACTGGAGACAAGCCCGAAAGGTCCTGCAGGAAGTTAAGGAGCTGAGAGACCTGTACAGACAAGCAGAGCAGCAGTCTCTGGACCCTAAACAAAAACTGAGTAATGTATACAGGAAAAGTCTAATGTGA